One window of Puntigrus tetrazona isolate hp1 chromosome 14, ASM1883169v1, whole genome shotgun sequence genomic DNA carries:
- the LOC122357997 gene encoding GTPase IMAP family member 9-like — SDEERRDAHDDQQTDVRIVLLGQTGVGKSASGNTILGQREFRSKMSLXEELITEIAKSVYLSSPGAHAFLIVFPVNIRLTDQELQILRMIEIMFGEEVLKYSIVLFTHGDQLEEEPVEELIKDNYRVRRLVDQCGGRYQVFNNKDLNNREQVNDLLQKIDSMIEQNGGRHYSNQMFEDAHRIRLEEEEEEERRQPETKCVCS, encoded by the coding sequence tcaGATGAAGAGAGACGAGATGCACACGATGATCAACAGACGGATGTGAGGATAGTTCTTCTGGGTCAAACTGGTGTCGGGAAAAGTGCGTCTGGAAACACAATCCTGGGACAGAGAGAGTTCAGATCTAAGATGAGCTTGNATGAAGAGTTAATAACAGAGATAgcgaaaagtgtttatttatccaGTCCTGGGGCTCACGCTTTTCTCATTGTGTTTCCTGTGAATATAAGACTCACTGATCAGGAGTTACAGATTCTTCGAATGATTGAGATCATGTTTGGAGAAGAAGTGTTAAAATACTCCATCGTTCTCTTCACTCATGGAGATCAGTTGGAAGAAGAGCCTGTAGAGGAACTCATTAAAGACAACTATAGAGTTAGACGTCTAGTAGATCAGTGTGGAGGAAGATATCAGGTGTTCAACAATAAAGATCTGAATAACAGAGAGCAGGTGAATGATCTGCTGCAGAAGATTGACTCAATGATAGAGCAGAACGGAGGACGACACTACAGTAATCAGATGTTTGAAGATGCTCACAGAATCAGActagaggaagaagaggaagaagaaaggaGACAACCAGAAACCAAGTGTGTCTGTAGTTGA
- the LOC122357986 gene encoding acyl-coenzyme A thioesterase THEM4-like, translating into MLGHIARRLGRMQHVSVGLKGVSLQQLLSKETHRHPQSSLETHRSISTVSLWPFSSQPRDFSQPNSSWSPEMRKVYDHYNALSFPDTENGEEKKGPWRKLPSYNRSIKYATGGIHLSKLIQAKARLFTRNVKEQGATFEYVVFVNKEEKRCVCVFQAGHLLEGAPGHVHGGAIATMIDTVTGTLAGFLSGPIMTANLSIDYRSPMPLDSVVLIHSSLDRIERRKTYITCKVTSTDESKLYTEATALFVSIGVGHLFGSRN; encoded by the exons ATGTTAGGACACATAGCGAGAAGACTTGGCCGCATGCAACATGTTTCTGTTGGACTGAAGGGAGTCAGTCTTCAGCAGCTGCTTTCTAAAGAGACCCACAGACACCCGCAGTCCTCACTCGAGACCCACAGATCCATCTCG ACGGTGTCACTATGGCCCTTCTCATCTCAGCCACGGGACTTCAGCCAGCCCAACTCCTCATGGAGTCCAGAGATGCGCAAGGTTTACGACCACTATAATGCTCTGTCTTTCCCTGACACCGAAAATGGTGAGGAAAAAAAGGGGCCGTGGAGGAAGTTGCCCAGCTACAACCGTTCCATTAAATACGCCACTG GCGGCATACACCTCAGCAAACTGATCCAGGCCAAAGCTCGACTTTTCACGAGAAATGTTAAAGAGCAGGGCGCGACGTTTGAGTATGTGGTGTTTGTCAACAAGGAGGAGAAGAGATGCGTTTGCGTGTTTCAGGCGGGACATTTACTAGAAGGTGCACCTGG GCATGTGCACGGCGGAGCCATAGCCACCATGATTGACACAGTGACGGGCACTCTTGCCGGTTTTCTCTCAGGACCAATAATGACCGCCAATCTCAGCATAGACTACCGCAG CCCGATGCCTCTGGATAGTGTGGTTTTAATCCACAGCTCTCTGGATCGAATAGAGAGGAGGAAAACGTACATCACTTGCAAAGTGACCAGCACTGATGAGTCAAAACTCTACACTGAGGCCACAG CTCTGTTTGTTTCAATAGGTGTGGGCCATTTATTTGGATCACGAAACTGA
- the LOC122357969 gene encoding GTPase IMAP family member 8-like, translating to MAAEFSCCKTPPRYLESEKTFHSPELRIVLLGASGVGKSAIGNVILGRKAFKEKQTRVSEIQRGRVEDRLVSVIDTPGFFTTELSDEELQSEIRRSAFLCLPGPHVFLLMINLKNADKDERNLVNQIQDNFGPQAFKFTLVLFIGREQMSNKEWMVFMLNKTFQELVRHCRDKYHAINSITEINPTHITKLLQKIEEMFKQNDGQHYNTDICLKSPTKIKKAKQKPEPKKEESEKHRERDKKRETKTMWKTFKSVIQENITRTVIKPDKETLISRVRETDEDWVFQEGMNVSGSGSLVRSLEFSYKQMAEVHEIQELTETWKIGRTGKWDKRNAQADVRIVMVGKTGAGKSATGNTILGEKVFKEEMCAESVTRKCQQYQQTVEGRIISVIDTPGVCDTSMREQDLKDEIARCVEMSLPGPHAFLLVIRLDVRLTEEEKNTVKWIQENFGEDALNHTIVLFTRGDLLKKSIEAFLTENKQINELIEQFKAGYQVFNNSDENPAQVIELLQKIDAMMKGNGREHYTNRMYEEAQRKIRKEEEKQREEDERLKQDEELKIRKDEQKKLVKTTKMGALVGAGVGGVIGGVALAAFTGIAVPAALITGGATLAGGAGAQLLTETINRKSGKKAANSKTGKAPNH from the exons ATGGCTGCAGAATTCTCGTGTTGTAAAACACCACCAAGATATCTAG AATCAGAGAAAACGTTTCATTCGCCCGAGCTGAGAATTGTGCTGCTGGGCGCTTCTGGTGTCGGAAAGAGTGCAATAGGAAATGTAATACTGGGCAGAAAGGCTTTTAAAGAGAAACAAACCAGAGTGAGTGAGATACAAAGAGGAAGAGTAGAGGACAGACTCGTCTCAGTCATCGACACTCCAGGATTCTTCACAACTGAACTGAGTGATGAAGAGCTGCAGAGTGAAATAAGAAGGAGTGCTTTTCTCTGTCTCCCTGGTCCTCATGTGTTCCTGCTGATGATCAACCTGAAAAACGCGGATAAGGATGAGAGGAACCTTGTGAACCAAATTCAGGACAACTTTGGACCACAAGCTTTTAAGTTCACCCTGGTTCTCTTCATAGGAAGAGAACAAATGTCCAACAAAGAATGGATGGTCTTtatgctgaataaaacatttcaggagCTAGTCAGACACTGCAGAGATAAATATCACGCAATCAACAGCATAACCGAAATTAACCCAACACACATCACAAAGCTTCTACAGAAGATTGAAGAAATGTTCAAACAGAACGACGGCCAGCATTACAACACTGACATTTGCTTAAAGTCTCCAACCAAGATTAAAAAGGCAAAGCAAAAGCCCGAACCAAAAAAGGAGGAGTcggaaaaacacagagaaagagacaaaaaaagagaaactaaAACCATGTGGAAGacatttaaaagtgtaatacaggaaAACATAACACGTACTGTGATCAAACCTGATAAAGAAACTCTTATTTCTCGTGTGAGAGAAACTGATGAAGACTGGGTTTTCCAAGAAGGCATGAACGTGAGCGGTAGCGGATCATTGGTGAGATCACTGGAATTCTCATACAAACAAATGGCTGAAGTACATGAGATCCAGGAACTCACAGAAACCTGGAAAATAGGCAGAACTGGAAAATGGGACAAGAGAAACGCCCAAGCAG ATGTCAGAATTGTGATGGTGGGGAAAACTGGAGCTGGAAAGAGCGCAACAGGAAACACCATTCTGggagaaaaagtttttaaagaagaaatgtGTGCTGAATCTGTGACTAGAAAATGCCAACAATATCAGCAGACGGTAGAAGGTAGGATTATCTCAGTGATTGACACTCCAGGGGTGTGTGACACATCCATGAGAGAACAAGACCTGAAGGATGAAATAGCCAGGTGTGTAGAAATGTCTCTTCCCGGTCCTCATGCTTTTCTACTGGTCATCAGACTGGATGTGAGATTGACGGAGGAGGAGAAGAACACAGTGAAATGGATTCAGGAGAACTTTGGAGAAGATGCTTTAAATCACACCATCGTACTTTTCACTAGAGGAGATCTGTTGAAAAAATCTATTGAAGCAtttctgacagaaaacaagcagatAAATGAGCTAATCGAACAATTTAAAGCTGGTTATCAGGTTTTCAATAACTCAGATGAAAATCCAGCGCAGGTTATTGAGCTTTTACAGAAGATAGACGCAATGATGAAGGGCAATGGAAGAGAGCATTACACAAATCGGATGTACGAGGAAGCTCAGAGGAAAATCcgaaaagaagaagagaagcagAGAGAGGAGGACGAAAGATTAAAGCAAGACGAGGAGCTCAAGATAAGGAAGGATGAACAGAAGAAACTTGTAAAGACTACAAAAATGGGAGCCTTGGTGGGAGCGGGTGTAGGAGGAGTGATTGGAGGTGTAGCGCTGGCTGCGTTTACTGGGATAGCAGTACCTGCAGCTTTAATCACAGGAGGTGCAACTCTAGCTGGAGGAGCTGGTGCACAGCTTCTCACGGAAACAATTAACAGGAAGAGTGGCAAAAAAGCAGCGAATAGTAAAACAGGTAAAGCCCCTAATCATTGA